In a genomic window of Mucilaginibacter sp. KACC 22063:
- a CDS encoding carbohydrate-binding family 9-like protein, whose translation MKKLSISIACLLGLAVPADLFAQDIFKDFKPFFETPLDYVVKYAPAAPKIDGNINDAAWQQATWTSEFKDIEGDIRPKPIYPTKVKMLWDDQYLYIAAELHDPHVWGTLKKRDEVIYHDNDFEVFIDPLNTTHEYFEIEVNALNTIFDLFLNKSYRNGGNPLVAWDAPGLISAVKVQGTLNNPADKDKGWTVEMAIPFKAFTFDRYIAPKEGTLWRINFSRVEWDTKVENGKYVKLKDSLGHPLPEHNWVWSPQNIINMHYPERWGYLQFTKQLTAPQFVLPYSEDQKKLLWLVYYKQKKYYEQHKQYAASLSELSVPEKATVAGKDNQLQLEATSHQFMAFVNDGTQYWSINQDGLIEQTK comes from the coding sequence ATGAAAAAACTTTCTATCTCCATAGCCTGCCTTTTAGGCCTTGCTGTTCCGGCTGATTTATTCGCTCAGGATATTTTTAAAGACTTTAAGCCGTTTTTTGAAACACCGCTTGATTATGTGGTTAAGTATGCACCTGCTGCTCCGAAGATCGACGGTAATATCAACGATGCTGCATGGCAGCAAGCCACCTGGACAAGCGAGTTTAAAGATATAGAAGGCGACATCCGCCCGAAGCCTATTTATCCAACCAAAGTAAAAATGCTTTGGGACGATCAATACCTGTACATCGCTGCCGAACTGCATGACCCCCATGTGTGGGGAACACTGAAAAAGCGTGATGAAGTGATTTATCATGATAATGACTTCGAGGTATTTATTGACCCATTGAATACTACACACGAGTATTTTGAGATAGAGGTAAATGCCTTAAATACCATATTCGATCTGTTCCTTAATAAGTCGTACCGCAATGGCGGCAACCCACTTGTTGCCTGGGATGCGCCGGGATTGATCTCTGCTGTAAAAGTTCAGGGTACATTAAACAATCCGGCTGACAAGGACAAAGGCTGGACGGTGGAAATGGCCATTCCCTTTAAGGCTTTTACGTTCGACAGATATATAGCACCTAAAGAGGGAACCTTATGGCGGATCAATTTTTCGCGCGTAGAGTGGGATACCAAGGTGGAGAATGGCAAGTATGTAAAATTGAAGGATAGCCTTGGCCATCCGCTCCCCGAACATAACTGGGTATGGTCGCCGCAAAACATCATCAACATGCATTACCCCGAGCGTTGGGGATACCTGCAATTTACAAAGCAGTTAACAGCGCCTCAGTTTGTACTACCTTACAGCGAAGATCAGAAAAAGCTATTATGGCTGGTTTACTACAAGCAGAAAAAATATTACGAACAGCATAAACAGTATGCTGCAAGTTTAAGTGAGCTGTCGGTCCCTGAAAAGGCTACAGTTGCCGGTAAAGACAATCAGCTACAATTGGAAGCCACCAGCCACCAGTTTATGGCATTTGTAAATGATGGTACCCAGTACTGGTCAATCAACCAGGACGGACTAATAGAACAAACGAAATAA
- a CDS encoding acyl-CoA thioesterase, giving the protein MIKKTPTDSYTVMNELVLPNDTNMLGNLMGGRLLYWMDIAAGMAAQKHSNRIAVTASVDNVSFKNPIKLGDAVMIEAVVTRAFNTSLEVRLDVWSQNLPSGTKIKSNEAYYTFVALEKDGHTVAVPELTPETDRELELYDGALRRRQLRLILSGRMQPDDATELKALFTAAKK; this is encoded by the coding sequence ATGATCAAAAAGACACCTACCGATAGCTATACCGTTATGAATGAGTTGGTTTTACCCAATGATACCAACATGCTTGGTAACTTAATGGGTGGCCGTTTATTGTATTGGATGGATATTGCTGCCGGTATGGCTGCACAAAAGCACAGTAACCGCATTGCGGTAACTGCATCGGTAGATAATGTTTCTTTTAAGAACCCAATTAAACTGGGCGATGCCGTGATGATTGAGGCAGTGGTTACCAGGGCATTTAATACTTCGCTTGAAGTGCGGCTGGATGTTTGGTCGCAGAACCTGCCATCGGGAACTAAAATAAAAAGCAACGAAGCTTATTACACCTTTGTAGCGCTTGAAAAAGACGGCCACACCGTAGCCGTGCCCGAACTTACACCAGAAACCGACCGCGAGTTGGAATTATACGATGGTGCTTTACGCCGCCGCCAGCTACGCCTTATTTTAAGCGGGCGTATGCAACCAGACGATGCTACCGAATTGAAAGCATTGTTCACTGCAGCTAAGAAATAA
- a CDS encoding RNA polymerase sigma factor has translation MKQQPDLSTIAQRESFFIALYQMVFPAVAKYISKRGGSLEDANDIFQDGIIAYYEKLVSGLNIENEQAYIMGACKNLWIKKLNAAGNLSLDSVDEILIAESAYTEPATDRLMYYLQTTGQKCMNLLKAFYYDKISLRQIAEVFGYAGERSATVQKYKCLEKVRDTVKQQALQYEDFID, from the coding sequence ATGAAACAGCAGCCAGATCTATCAACCATAGCTCAACGCGAATCATTTTTTATTGCTTTGTACCAGATGGTTTTTCCCGCTGTAGCAAAGTACATCAGTAAAAGGGGCGGCAGCCTTGAAGATGCTAACGACATTTTTCAGGATGGTATTATTGCCTATTATGAAAAGCTTGTATCCGGTTTGAATATCGAAAATGAGCAAGCCTATATTATGGGAGCCTGCAAAAACCTCTGGATAAAGAAACTGAACGCAGCAGGTAATTTGTCTTTAGATAGCGTAGATGAAATACTGATTGCCGAATCAGCCTATACGGAACCGGCAACTGACAGGTTGATGTATTACCTGCAAACCACAGGGCAAAAATGCATGAACCTTTTAAAGGCATTTTACTACGATAAAATTTCGTTGAGGCAAATAGCAGAAGTATTTGGTTATGCAGGCGAACGCTCAGCGACGGTACAAAAATACAAGTGCCTTGAAAAAGTAAGAGACACCGTTAAACAACAAGCATTGCAATATGAGGACTTTATTGATTGA
- a CDS encoding ATP-dependent Clp protease proteolytic subunit, which translates to MNKHEFRSYAVKHLRIAGTFADDYIKATSEMAAPLAMTPYITEERQLNVAQMDVFSRLMMDRIIFMGTAVDDNVANIIQAQLLFLQSADSKKDIQMYVNSPGGSVYAGLGIYDTMQFVTPDVATICTGVALSFGAVLLCAGAKGKRAALPHSRIMMHQPHGGAQGQASDMEIAIREYLKLKRELYEIFERHTGQDYQHINDLADRDYWMTATEAREFGMIDEVLSRGN; encoded by the coding sequence ATGAATAAACATGAATTTCGCAGCTATGCTGTGAAGCACCTCCGTATTGCCGGTACTTTCGCAGACGATTATATTAAGGCGACCTCGGAAATGGCTGCCCCGCTTGCCATGACGCCCTATATCACCGAAGAGCGCCAGTTGAATGTTGCACAAATGGATGTATTTTCTAGGTTAATGATGGACCGCATTATTTTTATGGGCACAGCAGTTGACGATAACGTGGCCAACATCATTCAGGCACAACTACTCTTTTTGCAGTCTGCCGATAGTAAGAAGGATATACAGATGTATGTAAACTCACCCGGCGGCTCTGTTTATGCAGGCTTGGGGATATATGATACCATGCAGTTTGTTACGCCTGATGTGGCTACCATTTGTACGGGTGTGGCATTGTCTTTCGGGGCGGTGTTGCTTTGCGCAGGGGCTAAGGGAAAGCGTGCAGCATTACCACATTCACGCATAATGATGCACCAGCCACATGGCGGCGCACAGGGGCAGGCTTCGGATATGGAAATTGCCATACGCGAATACCTTAAACTAAAACGCGAACTATACGAAATATTTGAAAGGCACACAGGTCAAGACTACCAGCATATCAACGACCTTGCTGACCGCGACTACTGGATGACAGCCACAGAAGCGCGCGAATTTGGTATGATTGATGAAGTTTTAAGCAGGGGAAACTAA
- a CDS encoding type IX secretion system plug protein, with translation MKQLWAILFVACFAFQSQAQITYTDRVYRPNIKTVEFYNSEKEGSFPIISLGSNEQLLLAFDDLTNNSATYNYTIEHCDADWNPSRISPNEYLQSFNEDRIMDYRYSVNTLKKYVHYELRFPNQTIAPKISGNYLLKVYENGDTNNPVLTRRFYVVNQRANILAQVVPSNNVASRTTNQKVNFEVDFQGLQINNPYSDIRAFVMQNGIYETTQINTRPTFIRGTSLAYNDININDFPGGNEFRHFDTRSLRLNSERTQRIFRDTANAVLLLPDRSRSQENYLFTYDNDGNFFIRNQEGRDPRTDGDYAQVYFNLIAPGTSTNDVYIVGKFNNYVMDAASKMNFDATRGAYYFNTMLKQGVCDYEFVTPGKDGHMDLTQFEGNHFETENTYQVLIYFRPPGSRWEELIGYRQLNSTNR, from the coding sequence ATGAAGCAGCTATGGGCTATATTGTTTGTTGCATGTTTTGCTTTTCAGTCACAAGCCCAAATTACTTACACTGACCGTGTTTACCGCCCCAATATAAAAACTGTTGAATTTTATAACAGTGAAAAAGAGGGTTCTTTCCCAATTATATCACTTGGCTCAAACGAACAGCTGCTTTTAGCATTTGACGACCTGACCAACAACAGTGCAACTTACAACTACACCATTGAGCATTGCGATGCTGATTGGAATCCATCACGCATATCGCCTAATGAATATTTGCAGTCGTTCAATGAAGATCGGATAATGGACTATCGTTACTCGGTGAATACTTTAAAAAAGTATGTACACTATGAGTTAAGGTTTCCTAATCAGACCATCGCACCCAAAATTTCCGGCAACTATCTGCTGAAGGTTTATGAGAATGGCGACACTAATAATCCTGTTCTAACCCGCCGCTTTTATGTGGTAAATCAACGTGCAAATATTTTGGCTCAAGTTGTACCTTCAAATAATGTAGCCAGCCGCACCACCAACCAAAAGGTAAATTTTGAAGTTGATTTTCAAGGCTTGCAAATCAATAATCCTTATAGCGATATAAGGGCGTTTGTAATGCAAAACGGCATTTACGAAACTACGCAGATCAACACCAGGCCTACTTTTATTCGTGGCACATCATTGGCTTATAACGATATCAACATAAATGACTTTCCGGGAGGAAACGAGTTCAGGCATTTTGACACACGCTCATTAAGATTAAATTCTGAACGGACACAACGCATTTTTAGGGATACAGCCAACGCAGTTTTGCTTTTACCCGATCGCAGCCGCAGCCAGGAAAATTACCTGTTCACTTACGATAACGACGGTAATTTCTTTATCCGAAACCAGGAAGGACGCGATCCCCGAACAGACGGCGACTATGCACAGGTGTACTTTAACCTGATTGCACCCGGCACATCAACCAATGATGTTTATATAGTAGGTAAGTTTAATAACTACGTAATGGATGCTGCAAGCAAAATGAATTTTGATGCTACACGCGGCGCCTATTACTTTAATACCATGCTAAAGCAAGGTGTTTGCGATTACGAATTTGTTACTCCGGGTAAAGATGGGCACATGGACTTAACCCAGTTTGAGGGTAATCACTTCGAAACGGAAAACACCTACCAGGTACTTATCTATTTTCGCCCGCCCGGATCGCGTTGGGAAGAACTTATCGGCTACAGACAATTAAATTCCACAAACCGATAA
- a CDS encoding DUF5991 domain-containing protein has translation MMMEKRQLIKGLLFIVTVILCIFSFIPKSAAQQPNWAGKYEFEEATSGSSNSPGMVMEWDFTVKKVNGQFQGSLEVAGQTTNFTYKTDLKLSGNTINVYYNKQTDGPVYDEEAYKKGQLLFSLSNINGKITTHWAALKPQLNEKAPAVCKNCFVRKTK, from the coding sequence ATGATGATGGAGAAAAGACAATTGATTAAAGGGTTACTGTTTATTGTTACAGTTATTCTTTGTATTTTCTCCTTCATTCCGAAATCTGCTGCACAGCAACCAAATTGGGCTGGCAAGTATGAATTTGAAGAGGCTACGTCTGGTTCCTCAAATTCACCTGGAATGGTTATGGAATGGGATTTTACTGTTAAAAAAGTAAATGGTCAATTTCAAGGATCATTAGAAGTTGCAGGACAAACAACCAACTTTACTTATAAAACTGATTTAAAGCTTTCTGGCAATACGATTAATGTGTACTATAACAAGCAAACAGACGGCCCTGTTTATGACGAGGAAGCTTATAAAAAAGGCCAGCTGCTGTTTTCTTTAAGTAATATTAATGGTAAAATTACAACACACTGGGCAGCCTTAAAACCACAGTTAAATGAGAAAGCTCCTGCTGTTTGTAAAAACTGCTTTGTAAGAAAAACTAAGTAA
- a CDS encoding ABC-F family ATP-binding cassette domain-containing protein: MIAINNLTFEIGARALYDEANWHIKPGEKIGLIGANGTGKTTLLKLIVGDYSPTSGTISKSKELTIGYLNQDLLSYASDKSILHVAMEAFERQNQLHTEIENLLKKLETDYSEDLLNKLSDKQHEFETLDGYNIEYKAHEILAGLGFTEEQTHRKLAEFSGGWRMRVMLAKILLQAPDILLLDEPTNHLDLPSIQWLEEYLRNFEGAIVIVSHDRWFLDRVINRTVESRKGKLTVYAGNYTFYLEEKALREEIQRGEFKNQQAKIRQEERLIERFRAKASKAKMAQSRIKMLDKMERVDDVDDDNPSVNFNFKFSKQSGRNVVTIEDLSKSYPGLQILTHTNAIIEKGDKIALIGANGRGKSTLLRIVAGADHDFEGKAETGYNVTKTFFAQHQLESLHLENEILSELQSFAPKHTDTELRSILGSFLFTGDDVFKKIKVLSGGEKSRVALAKALTADANFLILDEPTNHLDMASVNILIQALQQYEGTFIAVSHDRYFLDNIANKIWFIEDQQIKEYPGTYQEYEEWQSKRKLEPKATAAAQPKKEEKKETAPVKQQSTSDDKSKQIKKLNSDLQKMEEQVTLLEKEVKQLENKLADPQVYNDKTKLNDTNTQYKQKQNQLKQVQQQWETLAEQILELEA, translated from the coding sequence ATGATTGCTATAAATAACCTTACGTTTGAGATTGGTGCGAGGGCCCTTTATGATGAAGCTAACTGGCATATTAAACCCGGAGAAAAGATTGGCCTAATTGGGGCCAACGGTACCGGTAAAACAACATTGCTAAAGCTAATTGTGGGCGACTACTCACCTACATCCGGCACGATATCAAAATCTAAAGAGCTTACCATAGGTTATTTAAATCAGGATTTGCTTTCTTATGCTTCTGATAAATCAATCCTGCATGTAGCAATGGAGGCTTTTGAACGCCAGAACCAACTGCATACCGAGATTGAAAACCTGTTAAAGAAACTGGAAACTGATTACAGCGAAGATTTACTAAATAAGCTGAGCGATAAGCAGCACGAGTTTGAAACACTTGACGGCTATAACATTGAGTATAAAGCACATGAGATTTTAGCAGGTTTAGGTTTTACAGAAGAGCAAACGCACCGCAAGTTAGCCGAATTTTCGGGTGGATGGCGCATGCGTGTAATGCTTGCCAAAATACTGTTACAGGCTCCGGATATTTTACTACTGGATGAGCCTACCAACCACCTGGACTTACCTTCTATCCAATGGCTGGAAGAATACCTGCGCAATTTTGAAGGCGCTATTGTAATCGTATCTCACGACCGTTGGTTCCTTGACCGTGTAATTAACCGTACGGTTGAATCGCGCAAAGGAAAGCTGACTGTTTATGCAGGTAACTACACCTTTTATCTGGAAGAAAAAGCTTTGCGTGAAGAGATACAACGCGGCGAGTTTAAAAACCAGCAGGCTAAAATACGCCAGGAAGAACGCCTGATCGAGCGTTTCCGTGCCAAAGCATCCAAAGCAAAAATGGCGCAATCGCGTATCAAAATGCTGGATAAGATGGAGCGTGTTGATGATGTGGATGATGATAACCCATCAGTAAACTTCAACTTTAAATTCAGCAAGCAATCTGGACGTAATGTTGTAACTATTGAAGACCTGAGCAAAAGCTATCCGGGCCTGCAGATTTTGACGCATACTAATGCCATTATTGAAAAAGGCGACAAGATTGCGCTGATTGGTGCTAACGGACGTGGTAAATCTACCCTGTTACGAATAGTTGCAGGTGCCGACCATGATTTTGAAGGCAAAGCAGAAACTGGCTACAATGTAACCAAAACGTTCTTCGCGCAACACCAGTTAGAATCACTGCACCTGGAGAACGAAATACTTTCTGAGCTGCAATCATTTGCCCCAAAACATACCGACACCGAGCTGCGATCTATTTTAGGTAGCTTCCTGTTCACTGGCGATGATGTATTTAAAAAGATCAAAGTATTATCGGGTGGTGAAAAATCGCGTGTGGCATTAGCCAAGGCGCTTACTGCCGATGCTAACTTCCTGATACTGGATGAGCCTACCAATCACCTGGACATGGCTTCAGTAAATATCCTGATACAGGCATTACAACAGTACGAAGGTACTTTTATTGCCGTATCTCACGATCGTTATTTCCTTGATAATATCGCCAATAAGATCTGGTTTATCGAAGATCAGCAAATCAAGGAATATCCGGGCACATACCAGGAATATGAAGAATGGCAGTCTAAACGTAAACTGGAGCCTAAAGCTACAGCAGCAGCTCAGCCCAAGAAGGAAGAGAAAAAAGAAACAGCCCCTGTTAAGCAACAATCCACATCCGACGATAAGTCTAAACAGATCAAAAAGCTGAACAGCGATCTGCAAAAAATGGAAGAGCAGGTTACCTTACTTGAAAAAGAAGTAAAACAACTGGAAAACAAACTGGCTGATCCACAAGTTTATAACGATAAAACTAAGCTTAACGATACCAATACACAATACAAACAAAAGCAAAACCAGCTGAAACAAGTACAACAGCAATGGGAAACCCTTGCCGAACAAATTTTAGAACTGGAAGCTTAA
- a CDS encoding MutS-related protein, with protein sequence MADLSFKTDEQTQRDLALFGATIDRSIISLFTPVTYGGVELLTHLFKNPLADINLIKQRIEAIRYTGEHFDELKFDRDDIDFVEHYLRANRTKKASKLKAYKDKLKYRLMPEHDYYVIERGVMLAVEIFKQLHDLLQQKYHQELTKLLKTAVIKTASLFEGAPSNYKTQSFTAWDTEVWDEWLRKTAYKQVREVLDVIYQLDVYIAVAKKVQNDNYCYPELLEYNSPVLELGGLYHPMLTHPVDNSISFGENSNMCFVTGANMAGKSTLLKAVGIAVYLAHLGFAVPAKSMRTTVFKGLFTTINLSDNINVGHSHFYAEVLRIKQVATLIGELQSIVVIFDELFRGTNVKDAYEGSVAIIRALAKVKGSVFIVSTHITEVAPQLQDLPNVHFKCLRSTIEENEAVYDYKLKDGISDEHLGMRIIEQEGIVNIINSHTEANK encoded by the coding sequence ATGGCAGACTTATCCTTCAAAACTGATGAACAAACTCAGCGCGACCTTGCCCTGTTTGGGGCAACCATTGATAGAAGCATCATCAGTTTGTTTACCCCGGTCACCTATGGTGGTGTGGAACTGTTAACACACCTCTTTAAAAATCCATTGGCCGATATAAATCTGATTAAACAGCGAATTGAGGCCATACGTTATACTGGTGAGCATTTTGACGAATTAAAATTCGACAGGGATGATATTGATTTTGTAGAACATTACCTGCGTGCTAATCGCACAAAAAAGGCATCGAAATTAAAAGCATACAAGGATAAACTAAAATATAGGCTGATGCCAGAACATGATTATTATGTTATTGAACGTGGTGTAATGTTAGCTGTTGAAATATTTAAACAACTGCATGATTTGCTACAGCAAAAGTATCATCAGGAACTTACCAAATTATTAAAAACGGCTGTTATTAAAACGGCAAGCCTGTTTGAGGGTGCGCCATCCAATTACAAAACGCAAAGTTTTACCGCATGGGATACCGAGGTTTGGGACGAATGGTTAAGGAAAACAGCATACAAACAGGTAAGAGAAGTATTGGATGTAATTTACCAGTTAGATGTTTACATAGCAGTAGCTAAGAAAGTGCAAAATGATAATTATTGCTATCCTGAATTGTTGGAGTATAACAGTCCGGTATTAGAATTAGGCGGATTATATCACCCAATGCTAACCCATCCGGTAGATAACAGTATTTCATTTGGCGAGAACAGCAATATGTGTTTTGTTACCGGTGCAAACATGGCAGGCAAGTCTACCTTACTTAAGGCTGTGGGTATTGCTGTTTACCTGGCGCATTTGGGTTTTGCAGTACCAGCCAAAAGCATGCGCACTACTGTTTTCAAAGGTTTGTTTACTACAATTAATTTATCCGATAATATCAATGTAGGGCATAGCCATTTCTATGCAGAAGTGTTAAGGATAAAGCAAGTAGCTACCCTTATTGGCGAATTGCAGAGCATAGTTGTAATATTCGACGAGTTGTTCAGAGGCACTAATGTTAAAGATGCCTATGAGGGATCGGTTGCTATTATCAGGGCATTGGCTAAAGTTAAAGGTTCTGTATTTATAGTTTCAACCCATATAACCGAAGTGGCTCCTCAATTACAAGACCTTCCTAATGTGCATTTCAAATGCCTGCGTTCTACTATTGAAGAGAATGAAGCCGTTTATGATTATAAGTTAAAGGATGGAATTTCCGATGAACATTTAGGAATGCGAATTATAGAACAGGAAGGCATTGTAAATATTATTAACAGCCACACTGAAGCAAATAAATAG
- a CDS encoding SGNH/GDSL hydrolase family protein, translated as MTNRRNFITKTAAAVIASTAIPNIISSAFAAERGKKKITLDNNSIVLLQGDSITDWGRDKKENTPNTFGMLGTGYAYFTGAGLLDKYANKGLQVWNRGISGNKVYQLAERWDNDCLNIKPNVLSILIGVNDFWHTLSGGYTGTVDKYRTDYKALLDRTMKALPNVKLIIGEPFALKGVKAVDDKWYPAFDEYRTAAREIATQYDAVFIPYQSIFDKALEVAPGSYWTTDGVHPNVAGAHMMAQAWLEVVKG; from the coding sequence ATGACTAACCGCCGTAATTTCATCACCAAAACCGCTGCTGCAGTTATTGCTTCAACAGCTATACCTAATATCATTTCTTCTGCCTTTGCTGCGGAACGTGGTAAGAAAAAAATCACGCTTGATAACAACAGCATTGTATTGCTTCAGGGTGACTCGATAACCGACTGGGGACGTGATAAAAAAGAGAATACGCCTAATACCTTTGGCATGTTAGGTACTGGTTATGCATATTTTACAGGTGCCGGGTTATTAGATAAGTATGCAAACAAAGGTTTGCAGGTTTGGAACCGCGGCATCAGCGGGAATAAAGTTTATCAATTAGCCGAACGCTGGGACAACGACTGTTTAAATATTAAACCAAACGTTTTAAGCATACTCATTGGCGTTAATGATTTTTGGCACACCCTAAGTGGTGGCTACACCGGCACCGTTGATAAATACCGGACCGATTACAAAGCCCTGCTTGACCGCACCATGAAGGCACTGCCAAATGTAAAACTGATCATCGGTGAGCCGTTTGCACTTAAAGGCGTAAAAGCAGTAGACGATAAGTGGTACCCTGCGTTTGACGAATACCGCACAGCAGCCCGCGAGATTGCCACTCAATACGATGCCGTATTTATCCCCTACCAATCAATTTTTGATAAAGCCCTTGAAGTTGCTCCGGGAAGCTACTGGACAACCGATGGCGTACACCCTAATGTTGCAGGAGCCCATATGATGGCCCAGGCATGGCTGGAAGTGGTGAAAGGATAG
- a CDS encoding quinone-dependent dihydroorotate dehydrogenase yields the protein MYQLIKPLLFKFDPENVHHFVVKNLRRFNKFPGGSAISRSLWQVDDRRLEREVFGLKFKNPVGLAAGFDKNAEYISEMANLGFGFVEVGTVTPLPQPGNDKPRMFRLPADGALINRMGFNNKGVDMAAARIAEWRKNRPAVQQGVMIGGNIGKNKNTANEDAVNDYIICFDRLFDVVDYFVVNVSSPNTPGLRALQDKKPLTEILMALQQRNKKNGIRRPLLLKIAPDLTNEQLDDIIEIVAETRIDGIIATNTTISREGLHSPEKITKETGGLSGKPLTKRSTEVIRYLSEKSNRAFPIIGAGGIHSAEDAIEKLNAGASLIQLYTGFIYEGPGLIGRINKKILSV from the coding sequence ATGTATCAGTTGATAAAGCCACTCCTTTTTAAGTTCGATCCTGAAAACGTACATCACTTTGTTGTAAAAAATCTTCGTCGCTTCAATAAGTTCCCTGGCGGTAGTGCAATAAGCCGTTCCCTTTGGCAGGTGGACGATCGGCGTTTAGAACGCGAAGTGTTTGGACTGAAATTTAAAAACCCTGTTGGGCTGGCTGCCGGTTTCGATAAAAATGCCGAATACATCAGTGAAATGGCTAACCTTGGTTTTGGCTTTGTTGAAGTTGGAACGGTAACACCGCTGCCACAACCAGGTAATGATAAGCCAAGGATGTTTCGCCTGCCTGCTGATGGAGCGCTGATCAACCGCATGGGCTTTAACAATAAAGGCGTGGATATGGCTGCTGCGCGCATAGCAGAATGGCGTAAAAACCGCCCGGCTGTACAGCAAGGCGTAATGATTGGTGGTAACATTGGCAAAAATAAAAATACAGCTAACGAAGATGCTGTAAATGATTATATCATCTGTTTTGACAGGCTGTTTGATGTGGTCGATTATTTTGTGGTGAATGTTAGCTCACCCAATACGCCGGGCTTACGCGCATTGCAGGATAAAAAGCCTTTGACTGAAATTTTAATGGCACTGCAGCAACGGAATAAAAAAAACGGTATCCGTCGACCATTGCTTTTAAAAATAGCCCCGGATCTTACTAATGAGCAGTTAGACGATATTATTGAAATAGTTGCCGAAACAAGGATTGATGGCATTATTGCAACCAATACTACCATAAGCAGGGAAGGGTTGCATTCGCCGGAGAAGATAACTAAAGAAACTGGCGGATTAAGCGGAAAGCCATTGACTAAAAGATCAACCGAGGTGATACGCTATCTTTCAGAAAAATCAAACCGTGCATTTCCAATAATAGGCGCGGGGGGCATCCACTCAGCCGAAGATGCGATAGAGAAATTAAACGCTGGTGCCTCATTAATACAATTATACACCGGCTTTATATATGAAGGCCCCGGTTTGATAGGGCGGATCAACAAAAAAATCCTGTCGGTATAA
- a CDS encoding spore protein, with the protein MGVTRLKRKDRRNKTVSRLEVQFLKLATNLELGSRSAEPKKSQIEKNNEVLAKLAGK; encoded by the coding sequence ATGGGTGTTACACGTTTAAAAAGAAAAGACAGAAGAAATAAAACCGTATCTCGTTTAGAGGTACAATTCTTGAAACTTGCTACTAACTTAGAGTTAGGCAGCCGTTCAGCAGAGCCAAAAAAGAGCCAGATCGAGAAAAACAACGAAGTTTTAGCTAAACTGGCTGGTAAATAA
- a CDS encoding TrmH family RNA methyltransferase, protein MLSKSQISLITSLQHKKYRWQHQLFIVEGYKSVTEFAQSHYETDIIYHLPEFAPKLLNLSKKINFQEISAAEMLKISCLKTPPGVLALVKIPLQSELNYNLLHKKFSLALDGVQDPGNLGTIIRTADWFGIGNIICSEDTVDAYNPKVVQATMGSLSRVNIHYTNLPDVLPHLNLPIFGALLNGQNIYNTNFGHEAILVMGNEGNGIRPETEHIINTPVTIPQAGKAESLNVAMATAIFCSEISRNTLK, encoded by the coding sequence ATGCTTTCAAAATCTCAAATCAGTTTAATAACTTCCTTACAACATAAAAAATACCGCTGGCAACATCAATTATTTATAGTTGAGGGATATAAATCGGTTACAGAATTTGCACAATCGCATTACGAAACCGACATCATATACCACTTGCCCGAGTTTGCCCCAAAATTGCTGAATTTATCTAAAAAAATAAATTTTCAGGAAATTTCTGCGGCTGAAATGTTAAAAATCAGTTGTCTTAAAACACCGCCCGGGGTACTTGCTCTTGTAAAAATCCCTTTACAATCCGAGCTAAATTACAATTTATTGCACAAAAAGTTTTCTCTGGCGCTTGATGGCGTGCAGGATCCGGGCAATCTGGGTACTATTATCCGTACCGCAGACTGGTTCGGAATCGGTAATATCATCTGCTCTGAAGATACGGTTGATGCTTATAACCCTAAAGTTGTGCAGGCAACCATGGGTTCTTTATCAAGGGTAAATATTCATTATACTAATTTGCCGGACGTTCTACCGCACTTAAACCTGCCTATTTTCGGCGCTTTGCTCAATGGGCAAAATATTTATAATACCAATTTTGGCCATGAAGCGATATTAGTGATGGGAAATGAAGGCAATGGTATACGACCTGAAACAGAGCACATTATAAATACTCCGGTCACTATTCCGCAGGCTGGCAAAGCAGAATCTTTGAACGTTGCTATGGCTACTGCCATTTTTTGTTCAGAAATATCCAGAAATACATTGAAATAA